In Pollutimonas sp. M17, a single genomic region encodes these proteins:
- the mdeB gene encoding alpha-ketoglutarate dehydrogenase produces the protein MNSPFPPQHLADVDPQETAEWHEAFQSLIAAHGPQRAAFMLDELCNMAATEDIPWKPRIGTPYVNTIPLTRQPAFPGDLALEQKLGAIMRWNALAMVVRANAAYGELGGHIASYASAADLFEVGFNHFFRARRDNGGHGGDLVFLQPHSAPGVYARAYLEGRLTEDDLRHYRQELRGPLNGARGLPSYPHPYLMPDFWQFPTGSMGIGPISSIYQARFMHYLTDRGLLDCTGRRVWGVFGDGEMDEPESMSALTLAARERLDNLVWVVNCNLQRLDGPVRGNARVIDELEKLFSGAGWNVIKVLWGSDWDGLFARDHSGALLRALSDTVDGQMQTFAANDGQYNRHHFFGQNPQLARLVEGMSDEQIDGLRRGGHDLVKIHAAYAAAAGTQGRPTVILAHTKKGYGMGSAGQGRMTTHSQKKFEDADLLGFRDRFKLPLSDEQALRLDFYKPEPDSPELRYLRARRAALGGPLPARQESALPLAVPDISGYARFALQGGGREMSTTMAFVRMLGALLKDGGLGPRIVPIVADEARTFGMANLFKQVGIYSSVGQKYEPEDIGSILSYREAKDGQILEEGISEAGAISSWVAAATSYSVHGMAMLPFYIYYSMFGFQRVGDLIWAAADQRPRGFLIGATSGRTTLAGEGLQHQDGTSHLWAAAVPNCKAYDPAFAGELAVILDHGMREMAVEQRDVFYYITVMNANYAQPDLPDGVEDDIVRGGYRYAGYEAKAGTDPAGLRVALLGSGAILAEVIKAAELLAEQGVASDVYSISSWSELARDGQRCEAQQAHDSHDQAGQAVQGQDGRSGAAFQPHIARLLQASEGPIVAATDYVRLVPESVRAYLPEGRRYITLGTDGFGRSDTRAELRRYFQVDAQAIAQAALRGLSLHKPAAN, from the coding sequence ATGAATTCACCCTTTCCCCCGCAGCACCTGGCCGACGTCGATCCCCAGGAAACCGCCGAGTGGCATGAAGCCTTCCAGTCGCTCATCGCCGCGCATGGCCCGCAGCGCGCCGCCTTCATGCTGGACGAGTTGTGCAACATGGCCGCCACCGAAGACATTCCCTGGAAGCCGCGCATCGGCACGCCCTATGTCAACACCATCCCGCTGACGCGGCAGCCGGCGTTTCCCGGCGATCTGGCGCTGGAGCAGAAGCTGGGCGCCATCATGCGCTGGAATGCCCTGGCCATGGTGGTGCGCGCCAACGCCGCCTACGGCGAGCTGGGCGGCCATATCGCCAGCTATGCCAGCGCGGCCGACCTGTTCGAAGTGGGCTTCAATCATTTCTTTCGCGCCCGTCGCGACAACGGCGGGCATGGCGGCGACCTGGTTTTCCTGCAGCCGCACAGCGCGCCGGGCGTCTATGCGCGCGCCTACCTGGAAGGGCGGCTGACTGAAGACGACTTGCGCCATTACCGGCAGGAACTGCGTGGGCCCCTGAACGGGGCGCGGGGCTTGCCCAGCTACCCCCATCCCTACTTGATGCCGGATTTCTGGCAGTTTCCGACCGGATCCATGGGCATCGGCCCCATCAGTTCGATCTACCAGGCGCGCTTCATGCACTACCTGACGGATCGCGGCCTGCTCGATTGCACCGGTCGGAGAGTCTGGGGCGTATTCGGCGACGGTGAAATGGACGAGCCCGAGTCCATGAGCGCACTGACCCTGGCCGCGCGCGAGCGCCTGGACAACCTGGTGTGGGTGGTCAATTGCAATCTGCAGCGGCTGGACGGTCCGGTGCGGGGCAATGCCCGCGTCATCGACGAGCTGGAAAAACTGTTCTCCGGCGCCGGGTGGAATGTCATCAAGGTGCTGTGGGGCAGCGACTGGGACGGCCTGTTCGCCCGCGATCACAGCGGCGCGTTGCTGCGCGCCCTGTCCGATACCGTGGACGGCCAGATGCAGACCTTCGCGGCCAATGACGGCCAATACAACCGCCATCATTTCTTCGGCCAGAACCCGCAGCTGGCCCGCCTGGTGGAAGGCATGAGCGACGAGCAGATCGACGGCCTGCGGCGCGGCGGCCACGATCTGGTCAAGATCCATGCGGCCTACGCCGCCGCGGCCGGCACGCAGGGCCGGCCCACGGTCATCCTGGCCCATACCAAGAAGGGCTACGGCATGGGCAGCGCGGGCCAGGGCCGCATGACCACACACTCGCAGAAAAAATTCGAGGACGCCGACCTGCTGGGCTTCCGCGACCGCTTCAAGCTGCCGCTCAGCGACGAACAAGCGCTAAGGCTGGATTTCTACAAGCCCGAACCCGACAGCCCCGAGCTGCGCTACCTGCGCGCCCGGCGCGCAGCCTTGGGCGGGCCGCTGCCGGCCAGGCAGGAAAGCGCCCTGCCCCTGGCGGTGCCGGATATCTCCGGCTACGCGCGTTTTGCCTTGCAGGGCGGCGGCCGCGAGATGTCGACCACCATGGCTTTCGTGCGCATGCTCGGCGCCTTGCTTAAAGACGGCGGCCTGGGTCCGCGCATCGTTCCCATCGTGGCCGACGAAGCGCGCACCTTCGGCATGGCCAATCTGTTCAAGCAGGTGGGCATCTATTCCAGCGTCGGCCAGAAGTACGAGCCCGAGGACATCGGCTCGATACTCAGCTATCGCGAAGCCAAGGATGGCCAGATCCTGGAAGAGGGCATCAGCGAAGCCGGCGCCATTTCCAGCTGGGTGGCCGCGGCCACCAGCTACAGCGTGCATGGCATGGCCATGCTGCCCTTCTATATCTATTACTCTATGTTCGGGTTCCAGCGCGTGGGCGACCTGATCTGGGCGGCCGCCGACCAGCGCCCGCGCGGCTTTCTGATCGGGGCCACGTCGGGCCGGACCACCCTGGCCGGCGAGGGGCTGCAGCACCAGGACGGCACCAGCCACTTATGGGCCGCCGCCGTCCCCAATTGCAAGGCCTACGACCCGGCGTTCGCCGGCGAACTGGCGGTCATCCTGGACCACGGCATGCGGGAAATGGCGGTCGAGCAGCGCGACGTGTTCTATTACATCACTGTCATGAACGCAAACTACGCCCAGCCCGATCTGCCCGATGGCGTTGAAGACGATATTGTCCGCGGCGGCTACCGCTATGCCGGCTACGAAGCCAAGGCGGGTACGGATCCGGCTGGCCTCCGGGTGGCACTGCTGGGATCGGGAGCCATCCTGGCCGAAGTCATCAAGGCGGCGGAGCTGCTGGCCGAGCAGGGCGTTGCCAGCGACGTCTACAGCATAAGCAGCTGGAGCGAACTGGCGCGCGATGGGCAGCGTTGCGAGGCGCAGCAAGCGCATGACAGCCATGATCAGGCCGGGCAGGCCGTCCAGGGACAAGATGGCCGGAGCGGCGCTGCCTTCCAGCCCCACATTGCCCGGCTTTTGCAGGCCTCCGAAGGGCCCATCGTGGCCGCCACCGACTACGTAAGGCTGGTGCCCGAGTCCGTCCGCGCCTATCTGCCTGAAGGGCGGCGCTACATCACCCTGGGAACCGACGGCTTCGGCCGCAGCGATACGCGGGCCGAGCTGCGGCGCTACTTCCAGGTCGACGCGCAGGCCATCGCGCAGGCTGCTTTGCGCGGACTTTCATTACACAAGCCGGCGGCGAACTGA
- a CDS encoding DMT family transporter gives MNSVRMQFLLVGTMAIWGLNISAIKVLTVYFDPMIIACFRMAIAAVIINFTLIGSRQPIPLLRISRGQWLRFVLCASFMIYGNQIFFTTGMRDASAANSSLIMALSPLVASILAAAVFREAITGLRLLGIALGFGGVFAVVLSSHGTSMSGPGWGDLRVFLSMFSFVVGGMIIQDLARQFNSIFISSIVYSLGAILLCLHTLAAGTVDLSAGALLAPGLWPWLLMVFTGIVATAICNMFWNRAIAELGVARTSLYQYWIPVFGVGFAMLTLGEPFTLWHVVGLLGILLGTYLGTRRPAPTLAEAAK, from the coding sequence ATGAATTCTGTCAGAATGCAGTTCCTGCTGGTTGGCACCATGGCCATTTGGGGCTTGAACATCTCGGCCATCAAAGTACTTACCGTGTACTTCGACCCGATGATCATTGCCTGCTTCCGCATGGCGATTGCCGCCGTGATCATCAACTTCACCCTGATCGGGTCGCGGCAACCCATACCGTTGCTGCGTATATCGCGGGGCCAATGGCTGCGCTTCGTGCTATGCGCCAGCTTCATGATCTACGGCAATCAAATCTTCTTCACCACCGGCATGCGCGATGCCAGCGCCGCCAACTCATCGCTGATCATGGCGCTAAGCCCGCTGGTGGCCTCCATCCTGGCCGCCGCGGTGTTCCGCGAAGCGATCACCGGCCTGCGCCTGCTGGGCATCGCCCTGGGCTTTGGCGGCGTGTTCGCCGTGGTGCTCAGCAGCCACGGCACGTCGATGTCCGGCCCGGGCTGGGGCGACCTGCGGGTGTTCCTGTCCATGTTCAGCTTCGTGGTGGGCGGCATGATCATCCAGGACCTGGCGCGGCAATTCAATTCCATCTTCATCAGCAGCATCGTCTACTCGCTGGGCGCCATTCTGCTCTGCCTGCACACGCTGGCGGCCGGCACAGTGGATCTCAGCGCGGGGGCGCTGCTGGCGCCGGGCCTGTGGCCCTGGCTGCTGATGGTGTTCACGGGCATCGTCGCCACCGCCATCTGCAATATGTTCTGGAACCGGGCCATCGCCGAGTTGGGCGTGGCGCGCACCTCGCTGTACCAGTACTGGATCCCCGTGTTCGGCGTGGGCTTCGCCATGCTGACCTTGGGCGAACCGTTCACGCTTTGGCATGTCGTGGGCTTGCTGGGCATCTTGCTTGGCACCTACCTGGGAACCCGGCGCCCGGCCCCCACGCTGGCGGAGGCCGCCAAATGA